In Lathyrus oleraceus cultivar Zhongwan6 chromosome 2, CAAS_Psat_ZW6_1.0, whole genome shotgun sequence, the DNA window CTGGCAAAGGAAACGGAACAGTTAGGAAAGAGCAGTTGGTTTAGATTGATTATAGAGGAGATGACAGTATCTTTGGCAGCGCCTGCTATAGCATCACAATCATTCACAAACAGTCAAACGCCTGCAGTCCTTATAGCTATCGCGCTGCTGAAACTTCATAAAATTCCCCAGTGGATGAGGTCTGTTCTTAATAACTCGTGCATATCTGGCATACTGGAAAACCTTGCTGCTAGTGATTTGAGCTCGGAAATTTTGGTTTTATTTCGACAACTTTTGAAGTCTGACTTCTTAAGTACCGAGCAAATTGCAACTATAAATCAAATGCTGCAGGTAACTTCCTCCTTTTTCAgcttatttattttttatttttgtataTTACATAGAAAAATTCTTCCACgtgtttcaaataaaaaaaatcttCCGCATGTATCAAATCTATTAGATCTTTTTTCTCACATAAGTCTATAAGGTCTATTAATAGTGATAATTGGTGATTTAGCAAAAGAAAAACATGGGAAACATGTAGGTGCACGGGCACATTTAAATAATATAGATTACATAGTTGTGCCATTTATGTTATTCACAGGAATGCAGACGGCATATGTACTCTAACAATGCTCAAGACAGTCTCCCAAGTGAACCCATAAAGAAGGTCCTCGCCATGCCATATGATCTTGGAGATATTTGCCAGCATCTCATTGATTTGATGGCATCCGAGGCCTATTTAGATATGGATTTTTGGGGATTTCATATGGGTAGTAAGAGGTTGTTGGAAGAAATTGAGTTGTTTTTTAGCACCTTGACTGTAGATGATGATAGTTGTAGATAACATTAGTGATGATGAACAATGGTAGAGCCGAGTCCGTTTATTGAGGGGGCATCTATTTGCCGCAAACTATTTAATTTTCTTTAGAACTTGTAGCTGTAAAATAGATAAATGGCTAACTCTTAAAAAACCAAAACTGATAAACAACCTGTCTAAAGATTAACAGCATCTATGTTATGTTCTGCAGACAAGTTGTGGAAAGCAACTCGAGCATTTTGTTTGCCCTTTGTGCCCCTATGTGTAATCTAGAAATACAGATTTCAAAACAAAACCAAGAAAAATATTTGATTATCATCTACTATTACAAGGTGAGCTAGTAGCAGGTGCATTTTGGTTTGAAAGACATTTTTGCTTTTTTGTGAAACAAAAGGGCAAAAAGCCCAGCTTGAGAGACATTTCATTAATTAAAGAAACTATGATAAAAAAAAACACTATGGAGTTACCTTATAACAAGACACTAGTAATACAATAAAACTCATGAATTCTAACTAAATAAACTATTATCAAACAAAAATGCCACAATTGGTAGCATATATAATTCTAGTAATGGTTCTCAATAGAAAATAACATCAATTACATTAAAATTAGAATTTTAATAAGAGCATTAGTTCCACAAATCCATCAATTACATTAAAGTTTTTAATAAGACATATCCCGAGCATTAGTTCCACATGGACGAAGAGTATTTGAGTATGGGATAAAGCGAGGGTGAAGTCCACAGTTGTGTTGACCTATTTCTTGGACCATCATAAACTTTTCATCACCCAAATCACAACTATAAACATTTTTTTCTGTTGCAAAAACTAAAAGATGACCATTCATAATCATAAATCCGGTAACATTAGGATATTTCTCCTTTAATCCCAATGTTTTCACTCTTATTTTCAAAACCCTTTGCCAAATACTTGATTCATAATCGCTTAAACACCACACGGTAAAAACAAATTTCATCAATTTCACCAAGCAAATGGATTGATTTGAGCTTGAAACTTTGCCCCAATTGAATATGCCCATGTTACAGTCATGACAATCTTTTATAGCTTTCCACGGCAACTTAAGCATTTTTGAATTTCCATTCTCTAAATTATAAGACATTATATATGGCTTATAAAAAGGACTTGATTTTGTAATGTAAGGAGTGTTATCTGAGATAAAATGAAGTGCTCTTTTATGAAACAcaggcatgtcaaatttcatggcccTTTCACCGGGTAGAAAACTATGTTCCATTATTTTCCACACACCTTCTTTACCatgataaacattgcatctatAACATGTTGGCCACCAATCCGGTGTAACTTCAAAAAGAAACACTTTGAAATCATTTAAAGATCTGTGAGAGCAATCTAACATAAGATTTATATTACAAAAATCACGATTTTTTTGAAGTGACTCTGGAGTATGAATGAAAAAACAAGATTTTGTAATTGGGTTGCATATAAACAACTCAATTGAGTGGTCATTAATTGTGTGACAAAGAAGCAAACCATTACTTGAATCTAATACACACACAAAATTTGATAAGAATGCAAGAGCATTATAGGGGACACCCGAAGATGGTCGCTCTTTAGGTAAAGAAAGcaattcaatttttttttcatacCTTTGACTAACTTGATCAGGTTGAATAAAAAAACATGAATCATCTGTCCCCAACAAATTCCGAGCCtgttttgttttgaaaaatatttCTTTTGAAAAGTTAGATAATGGAGTGCAAGTTGACATGAACTTACAAATACTTTTTGCAGGTAACCATGAAAATATCTCAAAAACAATGTCTTGAGGCACTTCCATATTAATAAgaatgaaaataaaaataatataatgGAAAAGGATGATGGAGGATGCAAATAAGGTAGGATTTTTCTTCTTATAAACCCTTGGTTTGTTATAGTTTAAGAAACAAATTAGTTTCTTACTATTTTTTTTGCTATAGATAAAAACAAGAACGGCAACTAAATACTAGTTGTCTTATAGAGAGTAAAGCTTGGATAAGGATTTAaattttttaaacaaaatattaaaaaatataatttagTTTTAAAAAGATATAATTTTTAAACAAATTTATAACAAACTAGATTTATTTTAACAAAAGCAAAAACTTATAAAACTAAATGTAGAAATAAAAGATTtataaatcaaataaaataatCAGATTTAATTCTTTCATATTTAATATTAAAGTATCTATTCTTATATAAGATATAAGATTAATTTTGTATAAAGTTATTGTAGGAGGTAGGGTATCGAAAATTAATGTGACAAAAATCATAAGAGATTTTATTCTTGCCCTCTAgattttattaatatttattattattatttttttttgtaatttttgatTATATTCAAAATATACATTGTTATTTTTATAAGATGGGAAGTATTAAATTTTAACTATATTTGTATAAAAACCACACTGAATATcaaaaaataaattatataattTAAATATGCTTTAAATTACTTTAAACTATAATACATAACTAATATTTAATAAACATATTAGTCGTGCGATGCACCGATAAACAAATAGAATAAACATGTTTAAATTATTTAATCTTAATATTTGTAAtatattttaatttgatttaaaaatatttaataataataataataaattaaaactagaaataataaaaatattaaatagGGAATTTAGTTATTTAATTACCTCCTCGATATATGAAAAAAATCCTATATTTGAGTGCAACGGAATTTAATTATTTGATTTCATCCACCTGGAAATCGGAGAGTTTCAACTGAACACCGATAATGGCGGCCATGCCACCTGTTCCGTTATTTCCGGAAACAAACAAACTCATACTCTCTCACTCTCCGCATCTTCTCTCTTCTTCCAATTTCCGTTACAATTTCAGCGTAAAGTGCAGTTTCGAGAATCATCGAAATTCCACAATTGAACATTTCTCAAATATGAATAGAGATTCGGTTCACAGCAACaattcttctttttcttcctcatTGGTCTctgcttcttcttcagcttctcaACTCAATTCGAAGAATTCCAAGAAGGTTGTTCTCTTTTATTCTGCTGAAACCAAATCACTAGCTTACAATATTGCCTCTGAATCTGATGCCATTGAACTCCGATCCATCTCTTGGGGGTTCGTTCATTTTCTCACTCATTTTCATTCACATTGCTGCTTTCAATTTTCAACAATGTGTAACCTAATTTTCTCTAATTTATTGAAATGCTGTTGCTATGGTGCATTGATTCTTTTTTTGGCTTGTTAGTGTTTTTGAGTATAGTTTGTTTAATGGTTTCACTGAAATGCTTTATGAAATTGAAAACTTCAGCAAGTTTCCTGATGGCTTCCCCAACATTTTCATTCCCAATGCTCAAGGCATTCGCGGACAGCATGTGGCTTTTCTGGCTTCATTCAGTTCTCCGGCTGTGATTTTTGAGCAGATTCCTGTTATTTATGCTTTGCCGAAACTGTTTGTTGCCTCATTTACACTTGTGCTTCCGTTTTTCCCAACCGGAACTTCTGAAAGAATGGAGGATGAAGGTGATATCGCCACCGCTTTTACTTTGGCCAGGCTTTTGTCAAACATACCGATTTCTAGAGGAGGACCAACGAGTTTGGTCACATTTGACATTCATGCTTTGCAGGTGTGCTATTGGTAGAATTGCTTTCTACAATTGTTCTAGGTGTGTGTTTGGGTGAATGTTTGTCATTTGTGATTTTGAATGAAATAATGATTTAGAACTTAGTCTAAATTTTTATTCCTAACACAAAACTACACTTTATCGTTGTCAAAAGCAATTTTTGTTCAATAAAACAACAATGTTTGATAGTTTCCAATGAAGCCAAACACATACTTTGTTGGTTCATATGCCATTCTTTATATCATGAAATTCCTGCCCTTACTTATTTGATTATTTATTATAATTCAGGAGAGATTCTACTTTGGTGACAACATTTTGCCATGCTTTGAGAGTGGTATACCATTGCTTAAAAGAAGGCTCCAAGATCTGCCTGATTCTGACAATGTTAGGCTTTCATTCATACTTAACTCTTCCCTTTGCGGCTGTGTTTTTTATCTACTTTTTCATATACTGTTACGATTTTCCCTTGCCTACTTGTTGTCATGTAAAATACTTTGAGCTTATTATTTTGCTCCAATCAACTAAACAAATTTCCCTTTGTTTTAAATATTGCAACTGGTATTTTCCCTTTTAGCCGGCATTCAATACTCTTGATTAATCTTCTATAGTTTCAATTTAGACTGTAACAAGCTTACATTTTATACATATTGATTGAAAAATTGAATGAGGATGATCACTTTCATACTATCTCATATCAATGGAAATTCTGGCTTTCTTGTTTCAGATATCAGTTGCTTTTCCTGATGACGGGGCCTGGAAACGGTTTCATAAGCAATTGCAGCATTTTCCAACGGTATTGCATATTTTTAATCTAACAATGTTTCCCAAATTTTGTTGAAGTCAAATATAACACTGGTACTAGTCTAGAAGCTACCAGTGTGAAAATCGTACTAACTTGGAGTGACTTTTCTGTATGATAGCACTTACACAATGCATATGCAGGTAGTTTGTGCAAAAGTTCGCGAAGGAGATAAACGAATAGTTCGAATTAAAGAGGGAGATCCTAAGGGTCGGCATATTGTGATTGTTGATGATTTGGTTCAGTCAGGTGGAACCCTGATAGAATGCCAGGTATGAAACATCAGTGTAAGCCAATTTCTACATGAGTCGAAAATTGGAAATCTTATACTTATAATAGAAAACACACTTCCTATTTTTTCTCGGTAACCCGAAATTTTGTGATTTTTCAGAAAGTTTTGGCAGCTCATGGAGCAGCAAAGATAAGTGCTTATGTGACTCATGGCATTTTTCCAAATAAATCATGGGAACGCTTTGGGCATGATAATGGGGGTAATGCTTGCTCTCCTTTGCTCATTAATCCCTTTTGATTAGGAAATATGCTAACCTAATTTCTTACATTATTTCTAACGTTCCGTGCGCAGGGAACCCAGAAAGTGCATTCACCTATTTCTGGATCACAGACTCATGTCCCTTAACAGTGAAGGAGGTGATGCATAGGGCACCATTTGAGGTTCTCAGCCTAGCAAGCTCTATATCAGCCAGTCTTCAAATCTGATGGGAATGTAATATTATAATTTCATCAAAATAAAATGGACACAGGAAGAGACATGGTTAAGGTTAGTAGTAGAAATAATAGTGAGAGTTGAACTCTTTTAATTTGCGGCTCATAGGCGAATAGAACTTCCAATTGAATAAAAGCTGGTTTATTTTGGTTTATTCTTGTTGCTGTTTCCTTTCCCAAAAATAAAACAGGCTGATTAAAatgatttataatatttttttctATATTACTTGCTGTATATACTTGAAAAACAAATTCCAAAGAAAAATTaaacaagaaaaataataatGTATCATTAATATATCAAACTATCATAATAAAAagtaaaaagaaaaaaaaattgaatcAAACATAATGACAACTTTTACATACATAGATTAATGAATAACACACATTTAATTATTAGTGGCCCTGCAAGTAGTCCTCACTTCACCAGCGTCTCCAGTAAGAACATTCAAAGCACCCATCTTATCCATAGCATCAGCGAATCTCTTTTGCCACAAAGCATTCTCACCCGCCATCTTCACAACAATAGGAATTGTTCTAGGATCATCAATCAAATGAGAATCCGTAATCAAGACCGTCTTGTTCCTTGTCAACATATTCTTGTAAAACAAGTTATCAAGCTTTCTTGGTGTCTCATCGAAATTCACAGTCGGGTTTCTAAATTGTGGTGTCCCAGCATTCTTACAGACACCTTGAAACTCTGCAACCACTGGAGCTGGTAGCGTAGGGTCAGGTTTCCTCGTGTTTTTGTAATTAAAAATCCTTTGCATGAAAACATCACAATGAGCCGAACCAATTGAATGTGCACCGAGTAAGATAACCATTTCTTCAATTGTGAAACCTTTTTTTATGAAGAGTGAAACCATTCTTTCAATTGACCAATTAGGCTGTGGGAGATTGTCGTCCTCCGCGATGGATGCGAGAGAATAGAGCGAATCTCTGCGGCCGCCAAGAGGCGCTCTACGAGGTAAACCGGCAAGGAACAGTCCTTCATTGATTGAAAATGCTAATGTGTCTGAGCATGACACTATTCCTGGACATTGTTCTTCTAGCTTTTCTTTTATGTCATCAACTATGTCAGCTCCTTTGAGAAGTTGTCCATTGAACATTGAACTTTTCTCTACTTTGTCTCCTGTTGGTGAGTAGTCTAGCAAGATTGACGCATCACATCCCTGTTTTTTTCATCATAACCAAGCATGATTTTAGAACATAGATCATAGTATAGTTTAACATTTTTTTCTCATAGCAATGAATGGTTGGAATATGGAAAAGAAAAGCTTACAACAACAAAACAGTCATGAAATTGAAGACGAACGAGGTGAGCAACTGCATTTGGATTAACCTTAACAGCATCAGCAAGAGCATCAGCAACGATTTTCTCAGCATTGGGACAAGTTTGGGCATAGAATCCTGCCTTAAGTTTAGCTCTATCATCAACCGCAACCTTTTCAATTAGCTTTTCTGCCTCAAAAATTGCATTTCTCTTTTTATTCTCAACCTTTTCATTTCCCGTTTCTTTGCCAACCTTTAAATTTCCCATTCCTTCACCATTTTTTACTTGTGGTTGCTCATCAATTTGTACATCATCATTATTTCGTAAACCAAATCCAAAGTTAAGTCCAAATGGATAAGCTAGAGAAGGAACAATAACCAAGTTAAACAAGAGAAATGTCTCAAGTATGATCCGTGCCATTTTCATTTTAAATGTTGAAATGGATGTTCAAGGTTTACACCGAAGAAGAACAAAGGTAATAGAACCTTTTTATAATCAAATGtattttgttgttattattatttatagACAGGTTTCTAATAGTTTGATTGAGGTGTAGCCATAGCCAGCTCCAATAGTTTATAGATATTGGTTATATATAGTGAGTCTTTA includes these proteins:
- the LOC127123013 gene encoding uncharacterized protein LOC127123013; amino-acid sequence: MEVPQDIVFEIFSWLPAKSICKFMSTCTPLSNFSKEIFFKTKQARNLLGTDDSCFFIQPDQVSQRYEKKIELLSLPKERPSSGVPYNALAFLSNFVCVLDSSNGLLLCHTINDHSIELFICNPITKSCFFIHTPESLQKNRDFCNINLMLDCSHRSLNDFKVFLFEVTPDWWPTCYRCNVYHGKEGVWKIMEHSFLPGERAMKFDMPVFHKRALHFISDNTPYITKSSPFYKPYIMSYNLENGNSKMLKLPWKAIKDCHDCNMGIFNWGKVSSSNQSICLVKLMKFVFTVWCLSDYESSIWQRVLKIRVKTLGLKEKYPNVTGFMIMNGHLLVFATEKNVYSCDLGDEKFMMVQEIGQHNCGLHPRFIPYSNTLRPCGTNARDMSY
- the LOC127119272 gene encoding ribose-phosphate pyrophosphokinase 4 encodes the protein MAAMPPVPLFPETNKLILSHSPHLLSSSNFRYNFSVKCSFENHRNSTIEHFSNMNRDSVHSNNSSFSSSLVSASSSASQLNSKNSKKVVLFYSAETKSLAYNIASESDAIELRSISWGKFPDGFPNIFIPNAQGIRGQHVAFLASFSSPAVIFEQIPVIYALPKLFVASFTLVLPFFPTGTSERMEDEGDIATAFTLARLLSNIPISRGGPTSLVTFDIHALQERFYFGDNILPCFESGIPLLKRRLQDLPDSDNISVAFPDDGAWKRFHKQLQHFPTVVCAKVREGDKRIVRIKEGDPKGRHIVIVDDLVQSGGTLIECQKVLAAHGAAKISAYVTHGIFPNKSWERFGHDNGGNPESAFTYFWITDSCPLTVKEVMHRAPFEVLSLASSISASLQI
- the LOC127119271 gene encoding peroxidase 28; translation: MKMARIILETFLLFNLVIVPSLAYPFGLNFGFGLRNNDDVQIDEQPQVKNGEGMGNLKVGKETGNEKVENKKRNAIFEAEKLIEKVAVDDRAKLKAGFYAQTCPNAEKIVADALADAVKVNPNAVAHLVRLQFHDCFVVGCDASILLDYSPTGDKVEKSSMFNGQLLKGADIVDDIKEKLEEQCPGIVSCSDTLAFSINEGLFLAGLPRRAPLGGRRDSLYSLASIAEDDNLPQPNWSIERMVSLFIKKGFTIEEMVILLGAHSIGSAHCDVFMQRIFNYKNTRKPDPTLPAPVVAEFQGVCKNAGTPQFRNPTVNFDETPRKLDNLFYKNMLTRNKTVLITDSHLIDDPRTIPIVVKMAGENALWQKRFADAMDKMGALNVLTGDAGEVRTTCRATNN